The DNA region GCGCTGCATTGTCCCATGGCAGTGAAGTGCACATGACTCATTCATATTCACTTCCACAGAAGCAATAATAGGAGGGAGATATGCATGGGCACAATGAAATAAATGCTGATGGAGAAAtcccttcagtgtgtgtgtttgtgtgtgtgtgtgtgcgtgtgtgtgtgtgtgcgtgtgtgtgtgtgcgtgtgtatctgtgtctgtgtctgtgtgtgtatgtctgtgtctgtgtgtgtatgtacagtatgtgtctgtgaatgtgtgtgtgtgtggttgtcggcctgtttgtctgtctgtctgtatgtgtgtctgtgtgtgtgtggttgtctgcctgtccacacactcaacctctcgtgctgtgtgcgtgtgtgtgtccacaggtcCAGGAGCAGTGTCAGTATGAGCTGGTCGCGCCGCTTGCACTCATGTTCACCTCCTATCTCCAGcaggtatgttgtgtgtgtgtgtgtgtgtgtgtgtgtgtgtgtgtgtgtgtgtgtttgaggccaCAGACGCACCGCAGTCAGACAGCGCCGTGCACCTTAACACCACAGAAGCACATGCTCACCACCTCTCATCGTTTGTGAAACTCCccagtgcatacagtacaccatgCTGCAGTGCTACAGTCAGTCAGTAGCTTGTGTACTTGTTGTGTTCGGATGCTACACTTCCACTAGTTGCAATATCAACACTGGGCTTGAACACTGGGCCTGAACTGTCAGCAGCCTTACCTTAAGCATCATACCAGAATGGATTGTTCAAGCTAAAGATTAGAAGACACTAAATTAAGTTAACTGAGTTAAATGTACATCTCCAAATAGACATCAATTTCAAGTATCCAAATATCTAAACAGTCACACTTAAGAGTGTACACAAAAGTGAAATGTAATACTTTACTAAGTTGCATAAAAGTGCCTGCTAGACATGTAAGATGTACACTGTGTACCTTAGAGGTGTTGAATGATGCCCATCAGAGTCTATGCGTATTGTACATCGTGAGGGCACAACATGTCATGAGTGTTTAGTAAACCGCGGTGTTGTGGTGGCATCGGGCTCAtcatgtgggcgtgtgtgttccGTGCTCAGATGCCCTTCTGCCCTCCTGACGGGCTGCTCCTGCAGAAGGCGTACGAGGTGTTCCATGGCTTCCTGACCTGGCCGGAGCCCTACTGCGGAGTCTGCTCCAGCCTGTTGTCCACTCTCCAACAGGAACTCCGAGCcccaggtagcacacacacacacacacacacacacacacacacacacacacacacacacacacaccgatgacgacagacacacagaaatatgCTATGTATGCCGTGATGTATTTTTACCCTCTACCTACTCGGGTAAACAGCTCCACAGGGTGCCAACCGCTGGCCACAGATACTTAATGCTTCCTCAGTAGGTCTCAGGCTTACCCACACACAAGTGAAGTTTGCATATGTAAATATTTCTGAAGGGAGATCAAGTCACAATGTGTTTTTATTACACCTGGGGAACATACAATGTGTACAAATGAACAGTAAAGTGTTCATTTATATACATTGTATTGTGTTCAAAAACATGTGCTGCCCTCTTCTGGCTTGTTAAAGTCATGCATCTTCAGCCAACTTGTGGAAGGAGGAATGTCTGGCCTCCATGACCACAGATCACAGTCCTGctttgttctttgtttgtttgtctgttttggaTATAATGCCTCTCTAGATTACAGAAGTGTAACTCAGGAGTGCGTCATTATTTGAAGTAAAGGGTGAATGAAAGGGCAAATTGGGGAAGTCGTCCACCTTCTTGGTATTTCACATTTTAACCATTCTCAGTCTCACTCTCCTTTTGTGTGGTTGTCCGTTGGTGGACGTTGAGGAAAAGGAGATAGTCCTTGTTTTGACAGACCATCCTCACTGAagtctgtttcttttcttttctcctctccccattccctttgtctttctctctctctttctccctctctttctcgctccagGGATTTCGTACCACAGGTTGGTGAGGGAGGAACAAGGGCTGACCACCTCCAAGCATTACGCAAAGACCATGTAAGTCCATGTGATTTCCTCAGAAGGGCAAGGATGTCCTGTTGTGTCACCCTCCCATTACTCATGCTGTCTGTTCAGAGTCACCGAGTGGTTCATATCCTTCCTCTATCAGTTCTTAGATGGCCTTCCTCTATCTGCACTTAAAGCTTCTCACCCACGTGGCCAACCTGTGCCATCCTGTGACACTGACTACCACACCGTGGGCTACAGCTTTTCCGTCTACATGACAAGAAAAGCAGTTGGAGTCTAAATCTGAGTGATTTGAGACGTTAGCGTAGCGTGGACGAAGACACCGTCATGTCAgaatgttctctctgtctctgatgaGCGTTTGTTTCTGTGATGACTAACTGTTCTCATACTCGCACACATACTACAGTGTTCATTTCTGAGGAGATGTGGGTTTATCACCTCTGTTCAGCGAAGGCTTTGTCCACTCACCTTCTTGCACCACTCTTGCACgtaggggagtgggggtggggggtggggggtgggggggggggaggggttagCTTGAAAATGTCTGTGGTGTCTTTTCTCAGAATTGGTTCTTATCTGATAACTGCACAAGGCCCAAGACATTTTACTGAGTTTGAAATGAGCATAGAAACACTTGTAATAGATAAAGTTTGTTATCTTTTGTCAGTACAGAAGACATTTTTATCAAACGCTCTTCTTTTACTCTCAATAACTCAATAACAATAATAGCCACTTGATGTAGAAGCAGCAGCTCAATAGAGAAGTGAGAGTGAGCCCAGCGTTCTCCGGTTCTCTCCAACAGTACGGTGCTGCTGATGAACCCGTCCGAGGTTCCTGTGGAGTTCCTGTCGGTGGCGGAGCAGCTGAGTCGTGTCCAGCTCTCGCGCCGGGACGTGTACGGCTCCCTCGTCAAACGCGCCTTCCAGTCCAGCCTGGGCACCAAGTACCCCCTGGCCAGCATCCAGGAGAGCCTACAGGTAGGACAGGTGTATTGCACTACCACCACAAGGTGCTAGTTTAGTGCTAAACATGCCCCATCTTTAGTAAAGGGTTTTCAACTGAACCTAAACTTATTCCTTGGCTCAAGAGTGGACACTCGAGCACAATGAATCTcattacatgacaataaacttgaacttgaacttgaacttgagttGCCTGAAGGAGGCCATAGTGGCTACATTTTGACTGGTACATTAGTTACTGTAAGTTatgaaagaagaggaatgccggtccaacacagatgtcttctttaggatttatttaaaaggtgcaaaacatgactaacgtttcgacgttactGTAAGTTATGTTTGGGTGGAGTGATTGGCCCAGTTGACTTCATCCTTCGAGCTATGAGGATATGCTAACACAACCATGGTAGGGTAGTCCATCATGCCGTACTGTAGATGGTGGAGTCAGCCAAGGAAAGTTGATGACCAGTGCAGTTAGTGTGTTAAAAGAGCACTGTAAGAGCAATATGAATAGTGACCTAAGCAAACCAGAAATCAACAAAGAGATTTTAGCGTAGCATTTGTGACTTAGTCACTTTTTGCGGGAAAAGCTCCTTTGTGACACTGTCTGTGTTCTTCTCCTCCCAGTCTGTCAGCACGGAGGACCTGGAGAGAGCCTTCTCCACGGTAACCAAGCTCATGGAGTCGGCCGTGTGCATGTCGGACCCTCTGAAAGCCCGAGCCTGTCTGGTCCAGGGCCTGGAGGAGCTCCGGGAGAAACTGGGCGTCCCGGCCTCCAACGGCAGGAAGTCAGATGGTGAGTAGCCGATACTGCCACACCACAACCTGGAGGGTGACTAGATGGTTTCCTGCCACATTGCTACCGGGATGCCTTTAAAACATTATTGCACACTGCAGGTTGTTTTGAAACTCCATGCAAAGCAGATGTTAACGTGTGATGATGTTGACGCCAGTGCCTTTGTCTGTGACCTATTTCTTCTCTGCAGGCACGCTACAGACGATCCCTGTCCCCTCAGCCAAATGCTACATGTTCCACTGGGACAAGGACAATTTTGGTAAATCAAAATATAGCAAAATAAATCCAAATATAACTGTTTATACAGAAACGACTGAATGATGTACTGTAATTGTGACTTCAACACACAACTTTTGAGATGTGCATTGGGTGTGTAAAAAAGGGTTAAAACAGTTACAAAAAACGAGTTTCacgttttgagttttgtttttCACACCCCGTCTCAATGTGGATCGGATTGATCGCGTTGCTCTCACCACACGAGTCATTTCACTCCTCGCCTCAAACCTCACTTTCGACACTCCTCCCCgactttctgtttctgtttgtctgaATCCGTCTCTTTTAGCCCCTTAGCTCTCTGCCCCTGTTTCTTTATGTGTAACAGAAACACTAAAATGCTGCTgtgctcttttcccctcctcccctcctccagatGTGCTCAACAACATCCCCGAGACTGACAACGTGCTGTCCGGTTTCCACCCGTCCGGCcggggcgaggaggaggacggagaCGTGGACGAggacgtggaggaggaggacgaggaggaggagtacaTGGACGCGTTCATGGGCAACGGCTGCGCGGCGGTGGACTACCGCgcctccaccatctccaccgTGTCCTCGCTGTCCACCGCCTCCAAGGACTCCATGTTCTCCACGCTGTCCGTGGCCTCGTCCGAGGGCTCGCCCTCCTCGCTCTACGCCGGACAGTCGGCCGCCGGCCTCTCCGCCTCGGGCACGGACAGCGACTTCTgcgaggaggcggaggaggacaGCCCCTCGGAGCGGAGCCCCGCCTCCACGCCGAGGCCCGCCCCCGGccacgcctcctcctcctcgggaGGTCACGCTCACGGCGGCAAGTCGGCCAAGACTCCGCCGCGTCTGAGCCAGCGGCTGTCCAGCCTGTTCAAGACGCGCAGCAGCAACTCGCTGTGCCGCGCCAAGAGCCTGTGCAGCACGGACGGCCGAGACCTGACGGCCAGCGTGCGCTCCAAGCGCTCCATGTCGCTGCCGCAGCAGGTGCAGATGCGCACCTCCGACCTGGCCAGGCTGGCGCTCCAGTCGGGCGGGACCGAGGGcgtcgccgccgccaccgcgccGCACCTGCGCCACGTCTGCTTCCGCCGCCGGCCCATCCTCAgcagcgacgaggaggaggagggcgcgGCGCAGGCCACCCAGCTGCGGGTGGTGGTGTTCGGGGCCGACCACGTGGCGGGCAGGGTGGCGCGCGCCTACAGCAGCCTGCGGCGCCGGGAGAGCCGCTGCCCGCGCCTCTGCCGCTCCTTCAAGATGCGCTTCTTCTTCGTGCCCGTCAAGAGGGACGCGGGCGCGGCCATGCCATCGCCCGCACACACCATGTCGCCCGCCAGGACACCCAGCCCCGCCGCCCAGCAGCTCTCCGTCAGCCCACTGAAATCGGCCTTCTCCAATATGGTGAGAGAACACTACACTGACCTCTCTAATATGGTGAGAGAACACTACACTGACCTCATCTCTAATATGGTGAGAGAACACTACACTGACCTCATCTCTAATATGGTGAGAGAACACTACACTGACCTCATCTCTAATATGGTGAGAGAACACTACACTGACCTCATCTCTAATATGGTGAGAGAACACTACACTGACCTCATCTCTAATATGGTGAGAGAACACTACACTGACCTCTTCTCCAATATGGTGAGAGAACACTACACTGACCTCGTCTCTAATATGGTGAGAGAACACTACACTGACCTCGTCTCTAATATGGTGAGAGAACACTACACTGACCTCGTCTCTAATATGGTGAGAGAACACTACACTGACCTCGTCTCTAATATGGTGAGAGAACACTACACTGACCTCTCTAATATGGTGAGAGAACACTACACTGACCTCATCTCTAATATGGTGAGAGAACACTACACTGACCTCATCTCTAATATGGTGAGAGAACACTACACTGACCTCATCTCTAATATGGTGAGAGAACACTACACTGACCTCATCTCTAATATGGTGAGAGAACACTACACTGACCTCATCTCTAATATGGTAAGAGAACACTACACTGACCTCTCTAATATGGTGAGAGAACACTACACTGACCTCATCTCTAATATGGTGAGAGAACACTACACTGACCTCATCTCTAATATGGTGAGAGAACACTACACTGACCTCATCTCTAATATGGTGAGAGAACACTTGTTAAACAGAGCTTGACTAGATACCGGCTAGAGAATAAACATGCTCGGACACAGGTTGCAGGAACACACAATCAATTGTTTATTGGTGCAGGTGTGGCTTAAATAGAACAACACATGGCAtggtcacatgacacacacctgAGAAGAATCCCCATAATTGGGAGCACTCATTggacaatcaatcaattaacacCCCCACTTGCTCACACATTATTCACCATCATTCACATTCAAttacaaagacaaaacaaaacaccacatgGAAACAAAACTGCATTGCATCTTAGATTGGCTATAACCCAAACAAGAACGAGGAAAAGGTAAGTAGCTTCACTTTTGTTGCTGGTTTAGTCATTAGGTCAGCAACCATCTGATCTGTTGGGCAATATTCCAAAAACACATCACCATTGTTTACAGTTGATCTCACAAAATGGTATTTGATATCAATATGCTTACATCTCTGTTTACTAACAGGATTCTTTGACAATGCAATTGCACCTTGGTTGTCTTCATAGACCATAGGTACACCATACTGATAATCATCAAGATGTTCAAGCAGTTGAGTCAAGTACAAACATTCTTGTGTAGTGGAAGCCAATGCTATGTACTCAGCCTCACATGTTGACAATGCTACAGTTGGCTGCTTTTTAGTCTTCCAGGAAATCAGAGGACCATTCTGACATAGGCTAACACAGTAACCAGATGTACTACGTCGGTCACTTGAGTCACCCGCCCAATCTGCATCACTATAAGCCACCAACTTTAACCCTTCACCACATTTCCTGTAACAGAGCATCTTGTCATTTGTGCCTTTCAAATATTTCAGTACATGCTTTACAGTTGTCCATTGTTCTTCTGTTGGTTCACTGAAATATTGTGACAATTTACTAACAACATAACTCAGATCAGGTCTAGTGCATGAGGTTAAGTAGATTAGGCTACCCACTGCCTCTCTGTATTTCCTGGGGTCACTCATCTTTTCATCACATTCAGTATAATTTAACTTTGGTTCACAAGGTGTTGACCTGGGTTTACAGTCTTGCATGTCAAATCTTTCCAGCAGTTTACCAACATAACTCTGCTGTGACATAGTCACACTCCCCATCACACTGGTCAAAAGTGATACCTAGAAAATTCTTCAGTCTGCCCAAATCTTTCATCTGGAATTTTTCAGTAAGCATCTCTTTGACAGCATTTAAAGCTCTCTCATCACTGGCAGCAATAACCAAGTCATCAACCCATATCAATATTATCACTTTCTCatgttctgtttctctcttgtaAACACAATGATCAGCTGGATTTTGTACAAAattgttttcacacagatagtcatgtaacattttgtTCCAGTTTCGACCTGATTGCTTTAGTCCATACAATGATTTCTCCAGTTTGCACACCATTTTCACATTTGCCTGAGATTTTACCTCATACCCCTCTGGCTGTTCCATGTAAATGTCATAATCAATCGGTGCATGTAGGTAGGCAGTTTTAACATCCATCTGATGGAGGATCAGATCCTCCTGAACAGCCTTCTGCATTAACACTCTCACACTGGTAAGGTTAGCAGTAGGAGAAAAAGTTTCTCCGTAATCTACCCCCATCTCCTGACTATATCCCTTGGCGACATAGCGGGCCTTATACTTGTCAGATCCATCAGCATTGGTTTTGATAGCATACACCCAT from Sardina pilchardus chromosome 1, fSarPil1.1, whole genome shotgun sequence includes:
- the pik3r5 gene encoding phosphoinositide 3-kinase regulatory subunit 5, which produces MQNTTCTEDRIQHALERCLDGLGHSNGLPQPWNVGWCMNRWSLGELVKRDPENFLILLQQILRKAKEVQEQCQYELVAPLALMFTSYLQQMPFCPPDGLLLQKAYEVFHGFLTWPEPYCGVCSSLLSTLQQELRAPGISYHRLVREEQGLTTSKHYAKTITVLLMNPSEVPVEFLSVAEQLSRVQLSRRDVYGSLVKRAFQSSLGTKYPLASIQESLQSVSTEDLERAFSTVTKLMESAVCMSDPLKARACLVQGLEELREKLGVPASNGRKSDGTLQTIPVPSAKCYMFHWDKDNFDVLNNIPETDNVLSGFHPSGRGEEEDGDVDEDVEEEDEEEEYMDAFMGNGCAAVDYRASTISTVSSLSTASKDSMFSTLSVASSEGSPSSLYAGQSAAGLSASGTDSDFCEEAEEDSPSERSPASTPRPAPGHASSSSGGHAHGGKSAKTPPRLSQRLSSLFKTRSSNSLCRAKSLCSTDGRDLTASVRSKRSMSLPQQVQMRTSDLARLALQSGGTEGVAAATAPHLRHVCFRRRPILSSDEEEEGAAQATQLRVVVFGADHVAGRVARAYSSLRRRESRCPRLCRSFKMRFFFVPVKRDAGAAMPSPAHTMSPARTPSPAAQQLSVSPLKSAFSNMDLSLCAPEDSTNDIAQLLGMLDPWYERNTLSLLDLPVSVVCKQTSKIDSDSYDDSLEVRLPILADLVLYYCRQAARPALIQLYQAELTLAGGEKRNEVFIHSLELGHTAGTRAIKAMGAASKRFGIDGDREAVPLTLEVAYNRVVISGRSSSTRAEKVCTSINLTKACKNPEELDSKMECLQLTMTEVLKRQNSKSKKGYNQQLTTTKVKVDKVQVIGAGNTTFAVCLDQDEKKILQSVTRCEVSVCYKPDSSADWSRGRMLSSQIQPLHPTFCSLLCLPVSTFSGPQP